The following are encoded together in the Hoplias malabaricus isolate fHopMal1 chromosome 3, fHopMal1.hap1, whole genome shotgun sequence genome:
- the arhgap17a gene encoding rho GTPase-activating protein 17a isoform X1 has protein sequence MKKQFNRMKQLANQTVGRAEKTEVLSDDLLQIERRMELVRVVSHNTHKRLVACLQGHIGTDAEKRHKKLPLTALSQTMQDGGGQLGEESLIGKMMEVCGEAENRLASELMQHEVQIEKDILDPLNQLAEVDIPNILKQRRQLAKLVLDYDSARARWLQATKSIISGTNTQALTAKADLLKEEMDEAMNKMELCKDQLSADLYNFFSKEGDYSCYYIMLLEAQADYHRKSLSVLENVLPTIQAQQDSWNEKPAFGTGLDEHLKRSGREIALPIEACVMMLLETGMKEEGLFRIAAGASKLKKLKAALDCSTSQLEEFYSDPHAVAGALKSYLRELPEPLMTYEFYDEWIQASNVPDPDKRLQALWLVCDQLPKNNKANFRYLVKFLAKLAQESEINKMTPSNIAIVLGPNLLWAKTEGSLAEMAAATSVHVVSIIEPIIQHVDWFFPEDVEFNVSGMFSMPTPMVNHVNHLNVPDHDTGTTERRRPNSIVGPDDVPKRDSSSNKLMDYNPRRGSTLSRKQHASPAFQPPLPPVEAAGTAGVQPITELLLQQPTPAGLGAEACQPSLALGMAALAAAQQLLAQQTEDLSSKIRDTTSTPSQRNGTGGSAQLNVAPQATGSSGPSPLTARRGTKKPAPAPPKPANPPSGQLSSQSAPHPSPGTPHSLSPSPRPLSSPCSTSLSPTQIAVHTGTTPRRHSNNQPPIQAPNHPPPEPPSQVTPPLEPKALGQTEGESTEHPSPPNTPTPPNTPPPMVISPDNTSTNTPSQFQSGSLPRPRPVPKPRNRPTVPPPPQPQGTVTDINDIYNTAHKFTDAGMPLKGLGQDLATDLQPVTQLKDADLDSESTIL, from the exons AGCAGAGAAAACTGAAGTCCTCAGCGATGACCTGTTACAG ATTGAGCGTCGTATGGAGCTGGTGCGAGTCGTTTCCCACAACACACATAAGAGACTGGTCGCATGTCTGCAGGGCCACATAGGCACAGATGCGGAGAAGAGACAT AAAAAGCTCCCACTAACAGCTTTGTCACAGACCATGCAAGATGGTGGAGGTCAACTAGGGGAAGAGTCTCTCATTGG GAAAATGATGGAAGTGTGTGGAGAAGCTGAGAACAGACTGGCGTCTGAGCTAATGCAGCATGAGGTACAGATTGAGAAGGACATTTTAGACCCACTAAATCAGTTAGCTGAG GTGGATATCCCAAACATACTGAAACAGAGGAGACAGCTGGCCAAACTGGTGCTAGATTATGATTCTGCTCGAGCGAG GTGGTTGCAAGCAACCAAGTCTATAATCTCTGGAACAAACACACAAGCACTGACAGCCAAGGCAGACTTACTTAAAGAAGAGATGGACGAAGCAATGAACAAAATGGAATTGTGCAAG GATCAACTTTCTGCCGACTTGTACAATTTCTTTTCAAAAGAAGGGGATTATTCTTGCTATTATATAATG ttaTTAGAGGCCCAAGCAGATTACCACCGAaaatctctctctgtgctgGAAAATGTCCTGCCAACGATTCAGGCACAGCAAG ACTCATGGAACGAGAAGCCTGCATTTGGAACAGGATTGGATGAGCACCTTAAGCGCAGTGGCAGAGAGATAGCTCTGCCCATAGAGGCCTGTGTGATGATGCTTTTAGAGACTGGCATGAAGGAGGAG ggTCTTTTCCGAATAGCTGCTGGAGCCTCTAAATTGAAGAAGCTGAAGGCAGCACTAGATTGCTCAACATCTCAGTTGGAAGAGTTCTACTCTGACCCCCATGCTGTTGCTG gGGCTTTGAAGTCCTACCTAAGGGAGTTACCGGAGCCTCTTATGACTTATGAGTTCTACGATGAGTGGATTCAGGCATCCAA TGTGCCTGACCCAGACAAAAGGTTACAAGCTTTGTGGTTGGTCTGTGATCAATTACCAAAGAACAACAAAGCCAACTTTAG ATATCTTGTGAAGTTTCTTGCCAAGCTTGCTCAAGAAAGTGAGATAAACAAGATGACTCCAAGCAATATTGCCATTGTTCTTGGACCAAATCTGTTATGGGCCAAAACAGAGGG GAGCCTAGCAGAGATGGCTGCTGCTACCTCTGTTCATGTGGTCTCTATAATTGAACCCATCATTCAGCATGTGGACTGGTTTTTCCCTGAAG ATGTAGAGTTCAATGTATCAGGCATGTTTTCAATGCCGACACCCATGGTAAATCATGTCAACCACTTGAATGTCCCTGACCATGACACTGGCACAACAGAAAGGAGGAGACCTAACAGTATAGTGGGACCAGATGACGTACCTAAACGAGATAG CTCTTCTAACAAATTAATGGACTACAATCCACGTAGAGGCAGTACGCTAAGTAGAAAGCAACATGCTTCGCCTGCCTTCCAGCCCCCTCTGCCCCCGGTGGAGGCTGCAGGTACTGCAGGAGTCCAGCCTATTACTGAGCTCCTGCTGCAGCAGCCTACACCGGCAGGCCTGGGAGCGGAGGCTTGTCAGCCTAGCTTggcactggggatggctgccttaGCAGCAGCACAACAGCTTCTTGCCCAACAGACTGAGGATCTCAG TTCAAAGATACGTGACACAACATCCACACCATCTCAGAGAAATGGTACTGGAGGTTCAGCACAACTTAATGTGGCACCCCAGGCAACAGGATCATCGGGCCCTAGCCCTCTCACAGCGCGAAGAg GTACAAAGAAGCCAGCTCCTGCTCCTCCTAAACCTGCTAACCCACCTTCAGGCCAGCTGAGCAGCCAGTCAGCTCCACATCCCTCCCCTGGGACACCTCATTCCCTTTCTCCATCTCCTAGGCCTCTTTCTAGTCCCTGTTCGACTAGTCTGAGCCCGACCCAGATTGCAGTGCACACTGGCACAACCCCTCGGCGCCATTCAAACAATCAGCCTCCCATCCAGGCACCTAATCATCCGCCACCTGAGCCCCCTTCCCAAGTCACACCACCTCTCGAACCCAAAGCTCTAGGGCAGACAGAAGGGGAGTCAACAGAACATCCCTCACCACCCAACACTCccacccccccaaacacacctcCACCAATGGTCATTTCTCCTGACAACACCAGTACCAACACTCCCTCACAGTTTCAGTCAGGCTCTTTGCCTCGGCCTCGGCCTGTGCCTAAACCACGTAATAGACCCACTGTGCCCCCTCCACCCCAGCCTCAAGGCACAGTGACTGACATCAATGACATCTATAACACTGCTCACAAATTTACAG ATGCAGGGATGCCATTGAAAGGGCTGGGTCAAGACCTTGCTACAGATCTCCAGCCTGTCACCCAGCTAAAAGATGCTGACCTGGACTCTGAGAGTACTATTCTGTAA
- the arhgap17a gene encoding rho GTPase-activating protein 17a isoform X2, whose product MKKQFNRMKQLANQTVGRAEKTEVLSDDLLQIERRMELVRVVSHNTHKRLVACLQGHIGTDAEKRHKKLPLTALSQTMQDGGGQLGEESLIGKMMEVCGEAENRLASELMQHEVQIEKDILDPLNQLAEVDIPNILKQRRQLAKLVLDYDSARARWLQATKSIISGTNTQALTAKADLLKEEMDEAMNKMELCKDQLSADLYNFFSKEGDYSCYYIMLLEAQADYHRKSLSVLENVLPTIQAQQDSWNEKPAFGTGLDEHLKRSGREIALPIEACVMMLLETGMKEEGLFRIAAGASKLKKLKAALDCSTSQLEEFYSDPHAVAGALKSYLRELPEPLMTYEFYDEWIQASNVPDPDKRLQALWLVCDQLPKNNKANFRYLVKFLAKLAQESEINKMTPSNIAIVLGPNLLWAKTEGSLAEMAAATSVHVVSIIEPIIQHVDWFFPEDVEFNVSGMFSMPTPMVNHVNHLNVPDHDTGTTERRRPNSIVGPDDVPKRDSSKIRDTTSTPSQRNGTGGSAQLNVAPQATGSSGPSPLTARRGTKKPAPAPPKPANPPSGQLSSQSAPHPSPGTPHSLSPSPRPLSSPCSTSLSPTQIAVHTGTTPRRHSNNQPPIQAPNHPPPEPPSQVTPPLEPKALGQTEGESTEHPSPPNTPTPPNTPPPMVISPDNTSTNTPSQFQSGSLPRPRPVPKPRNRPTVPPPPQPQGTVTDINDIYNTAHKFTDAGMPLKGLGQDLATDLQPVTQLKDADLDSESTIL is encoded by the exons AGCAGAGAAAACTGAAGTCCTCAGCGATGACCTGTTACAG ATTGAGCGTCGTATGGAGCTGGTGCGAGTCGTTTCCCACAACACACATAAGAGACTGGTCGCATGTCTGCAGGGCCACATAGGCACAGATGCGGAGAAGAGACAT AAAAAGCTCCCACTAACAGCTTTGTCACAGACCATGCAAGATGGTGGAGGTCAACTAGGGGAAGAGTCTCTCATTGG GAAAATGATGGAAGTGTGTGGAGAAGCTGAGAACAGACTGGCGTCTGAGCTAATGCAGCATGAGGTACAGATTGAGAAGGACATTTTAGACCCACTAAATCAGTTAGCTGAG GTGGATATCCCAAACATACTGAAACAGAGGAGACAGCTGGCCAAACTGGTGCTAGATTATGATTCTGCTCGAGCGAG GTGGTTGCAAGCAACCAAGTCTATAATCTCTGGAACAAACACACAAGCACTGACAGCCAAGGCAGACTTACTTAAAGAAGAGATGGACGAAGCAATGAACAAAATGGAATTGTGCAAG GATCAACTTTCTGCCGACTTGTACAATTTCTTTTCAAAAGAAGGGGATTATTCTTGCTATTATATAATG ttaTTAGAGGCCCAAGCAGATTACCACCGAaaatctctctctgtgctgGAAAATGTCCTGCCAACGATTCAGGCACAGCAAG ACTCATGGAACGAGAAGCCTGCATTTGGAACAGGATTGGATGAGCACCTTAAGCGCAGTGGCAGAGAGATAGCTCTGCCCATAGAGGCCTGTGTGATGATGCTTTTAGAGACTGGCATGAAGGAGGAG ggTCTTTTCCGAATAGCTGCTGGAGCCTCTAAATTGAAGAAGCTGAAGGCAGCACTAGATTGCTCAACATCTCAGTTGGAAGAGTTCTACTCTGACCCCCATGCTGTTGCTG gGGCTTTGAAGTCCTACCTAAGGGAGTTACCGGAGCCTCTTATGACTTATGAGTTCTACGATGAGTGGATTCAGGCATCCAA TGTGCCTGACCCAGACAAAAGGTTACAAGCTTTGTGGTTGGTCTGTGATCAATTACCAAAGAACAACAAAGCCAACTTTAG ATATCTTGTGAAGTTTCTTGCCAAGCTTGCTCAAGAAAGTGAGATAAACAAGATGACTCCAAGCAATATTGCCATTGTTCTTGGACCAAATCTGTTATGGGCCAAAACAGAGGG GAGCCTAGCAGAGATGGCTGCTGCTACCTCTGTTCATGTGGTCTCTATAATTGAACCCATCATTCAGCATGTGGACTGGTTTTTCCCTGAAG ATGTAGAGTTCAATGTATCAGGCATGTTTTCAATGCCGACACCCATGGTAAATCATGTCAACCACTTGAATGTCCCTGACCATGACACTGGCACAACAGAAAGGAGGAGACCTAACAGTATAGTGGGACCAGATGACGTACCTAAACGAGATAG TTCAAAGATACGTGACACAACATCCACACCATCTCAGAGAAATGGTACTGGAGGTTCAGCACAACTTAATGTGGCACCCCAGGCAACAGGATCATCGGGCCCTAGCCCTCTCACAGCGCGAAGAg GTACAAAGAAGCCAGCTCCTGCTCCTCCTAAACCTGCTAACCCACCTTCAGGCCAGCTGAGCAGCCAGTCAGCTCCACATCCCTCCCCTGGGACACCTCATTCCCTTTCTCCATCTCCTAGGCCTCTTTCTAGTCCCTGTTCGACTAGTCTGAGCCCGACCCAGATTGCAGTGCACACTGGCACAACCCCTCGGCGCCATTCAAACAATCAGCCTCCCATCCAGGCACCTAATCATCCGCCACCTGAGCCCCCTTCCCAAGTCACACCACCTCTCGAACCCAAAGCTCTAGGGCAGACAGAAGGGGAGTCAACAGAACATCCCTCACCACCCAACACTCccacccccccaaacacacctcCACCAATGGTCATTTCTCCTGACAACACCAGTACCAACACTCCCTCACAGTTTCAGTCAGGCTCTTTGCCTCGGCCTCGGCCTGTGCCTAAACCACGTAATAGACCCACTGTGCCCCCTCCACCCCAGCCTCAAGGCACAGTGACTGACATCAATGACATCTATAACACTGCTCACAAATTTACAG ATGCAGGGATGCCATTGAAAGGGCTGGGTCAAGACCTTGCTACAGATCTCCAGCCTGTCACCCAGCTAAAAGATGCTGACCTGGACTCTGAGAGTACTATTCTGTAA